In Virgibacillus sp. NKC19-16, a single genomic region encodes these proteins:
- the addA gene encoding helicase-exonuclease AddAB subunit AddA — translation MAAWTKEQEEAIYTDGSDVLVAAAAGSGKTAVLVERIIQKLLKKDSPTDIDSLLVVTFTNAAAQEMRNRVGLAIEAALAQDPTSNHLKKQLSLLQKASISTLHSFCLDVVKQYAYLLDIDPAFRIANDMETDLIKQEVIDDLFEEWYGSEGEELERFFSVVDRFSSDRSDVEVEDLVLKIYNFAVQNPWPDHWLESLADVYEVPEDFQESELYWLSIMKREVKSQFTAIQEEMNQAHVLTKESDGPYQYADAVDSDLAGLQEALDHLESWDDLQAFMADSSFAKLSAKRTECDEIKKESVQALRKSYKKRWNDMKEKWFNRDLTSHIEDMRELAPVIRQLTELVKQFKARFTEQKREKAILDFSDLEHFCLELLIDESSTFDKPVPSSVAHTFKEQFNELLIDEYQDTNLVQETILTLISDQIGPGNRFMVGDVKQSIYRFRHAEPSLFIQKYKRFARDEIVANRIDLASNFRSREQVLNGANYIFRQILDEELGEIRYDADAELIYANKMYDDLANAEPNPELLIIDREAGEEEDPQEDEDYQDLEKAQLEARAYAEKIKSWIGQKENKPFQVVDKATQVQRDMQYRDVVILMRSMTWAPTIVDELKKQGIPVYAELSTGYFEAIEVKIMISLLKVIDNPRQEIPLASVLRSPIVGLNEEDLASIRLADKHHAFYDAVKKFKRQNTGRLADKLENFLSLLEEFRLAARQGALSALIWAIYRETGYYDFVGGMPGGRQRQANLRALYDRARGYETTSFRGLFRFLRFIERMEERGDDLGSARALSEQEDVVRIMTIHKSKGLEFPVVILGAMDKQFNVQDLRKKYLLHKDLGFASKYIDPVKRITYPTLFYHAMQNEKLRELLAEEMRVLYVALTRAKEKMVMVGNVASFEKKQQKWQKMADHTNWVLPAHFRMESKTYLDWVGPALIRHTKNSALRTEGISDVILDEIQLDPSDWDVSIIHGSALANLDESKEESELQLKENIAKWQPVEVSDEALDEKVDKRLSFQYPFEEAARSRAKQTVTEIKRQREIMDEYSGDQLVQDFQAPIVKRPTFMQKEKTITSAEKGTAMHTVMQHLPMTRALARDEIEENVEAMVEKEILTKQEAEIIDFAAIEQFFTTRIAKLMMEASSIHREVPFSLTLPAREVYAAWTGETEENVLIQGVIDCLVPSDDGWILIDYKTDSILEEEPADKVKETLVKKYETQMDLYRNAIEEIWKQPVKAAYLYFFSRNVALYVPIK, via the coding sequence ATGGCTGCGTGGACAAAAGAACAAGAAGAAGCCATTTATACGGATGGCAGTGATGTGCTTGTTGCAGCAGCTGCTGGATCCGGAAAAACAGCAGTACTCGTGGAGCGGATTATTCAAAAGCTGTTGAAAAAAGATAGTCCGACTGATATTGACTCCCTACTTGTTGTTACATTTACTAATGCCGCGGCACAGGAAATGCGAAATCGCGTCGGGTTGGCTATTGAAGCTGCATTAGCACAAGATCCAACGTCCAACCACTTGAAAAAACAGCTTTCTTTATTGCAAAAGGCTTCGATATCTACATTACATTCATTTTGTTTGGATGTCGTTAAACAATATGCGTATTTGCTTGATATTGATCCAGCTTTTCGCATTGCAAATGATATGGAAACAGACCTGATCAAACAGGAAGTAATCGATGATTTATTTGAAGAATGGTATGGATCAGAAGGAGAAGAACTGGAAAGATTTTTTTCAGTTGTCGATCGTTTTTCAAGTGACCGCAGTGATGTGGAAGTAGAAGATTTAGTTCTAAAAATATATAACTTTGCAGTGCAGAACCCATGGCCGGATCATTGGCTTGAAAGTCTAGCAGATGTTTATGAGGTGCCGGAGGACTTTCAGGAATCCGAGTTATATTGGTTGTCTATTATGAAACGTGAGGTAAAAAGCCAATTTACTGCAATCCAGGAAGAAATGAATCAAGCACATGTATTAACGAAAGAAAGCGATGGTCCTTATCAGTATGCTGATGCGGTAGATTCTGATTTAGCCGGCCTACAAGAAGCATTAGACCATCTTGAATCCTGGGATGATTTACAAGCTTTTATGGCTGACAGTTCATTTGCGAAACTATCAGCCAAACGAACAGAGTGTGATGAAATAAAAAAAGAAAGCGTACAAGCCTTAAGAAAAAGCTACAAAAAGCGCTGGAATGACATGAAGGAAAAATGGTTCAACCGTGATTTGACAAGTCATATAGAAGACATGCGTGAGCTTGCCCCTGTTATTCGGCAGTTAACCGAATTAGTGAAGCAATTTAAAGCACGTTTTACGGAACAAAAACGGGAAAAGGCGATACTTGACTTTTCCGATCTGGAGCATTTTTGTCTTGAGCTACTCATTGATGAATCATCGACGTTTGATAAACCTGTCCCTTCAAGCGTCGCTCATACATTTAAGGAGCAATTTAATGAATTGCTAATAGATGAATATCAGGATACAAACCTGGTCCAGGAGACTATTTTAACATTAATCAGTGACCAAATCGGCCCGGGCAATAGATTCATGGTAGGCGATGTGAAGCAGAGTATTTACCGTTTCAGGCATGCGGAGCCATCGCTCTTTATTCAAAAATATAAGCGATTTGCACGTGATGAAATTGTTGCCAATCGTATTGACTTAGCTAGTAACTTCAGGAGCAGGGAGCAAGTATTAAACGGCGCGAATTATATTTTTCGCCAAATTCTTGATGAAGAATTAGGGGAGATTCGTTATGATGCAGATGCGGAATTGATTTATGCGAACAAGATGTATGATGATCTGGCCAACGCTGAGCCAAATCCCGAACTCCTTATTATTGATAGGGAAGCGGGGGAAGAGGAAGATCCGCAAGAAGACGAGGATTATCAGGATTTAGAGAAAGCGCAGCTGGAAGCAAGGGCATATGCGGAGAAAATAAAATCCTGGATTGGCCAGAAAGAAAATAAACCGTTCCAAGTCGTTGATAAAGCAACACAGGTCCAGCGGGATATGCAGTATCGTGATGTGGTTATTTTAATGCGTTCGATGACATGGGCACCTACCATTGTCGATGAATTAAAAAAGCAGGGTATTCCTGTATATGCCGAGCTCTCCACGGGTTATTTTGAAGCAATTGAAGTCAAAATTATGATCAGCTTGCTGAAGGTTATTGATAACCCAAGACAGGAGATCCCTTTAGCCTCTGTTCTTCGCTCACCTATTGTTGGGTTGAACGAAGAAGACTTAGCGTCCATTCGGCTGGCAGATAAGCATCATGCCTTTTACGATGCGGTGAAGAAGTTTAAGCGGCAGAACACTGGCAGGCTAGCTGATAAGTTGGAAAATTTTCTTTCGCTTCTTGAGGAATTTCGTTTGGCGGCCAGACAAGGCGCTTTATCAGCGCTGATATGGGCCATATACCGTGAGACAGGGTATTATGATTTTGTTGGTGGTATGCCTGGTGGACGACAGCGTCAGGCGAATCTGCGTGCACTTTACGACCGAGCGAGAGGCTATGAAACAACTTCATTTCGAGGGCTATTTCGTTTTCTGCGCTTTATTGAGCGAATGGAAGAGCGGGGGGATGATCTTGGTTCTGCTAGGGCACTTAGTGAGCAGGAAGATGTTGTTCGGATTATGACGATTCATAAAAGTAAAGGACTTGAGTTTCCAGTTGTTATTTTGGGAGCAATGGATAAGCAGTTTAATGTACAGGATCTTAGAAAGAAATATTTATTGCATAAGGATTTAGGATTTGCAAGTAAATACATCGATCCCGTTAAGCGCATCACGTACCCAACCTTATTTTATCATGCGATGCAAAACGAAAAATTACGTGAGCTGCTGGCAGAGGAAATGCGTGTCCTGTACGTAGCACTGACACGTGCAAAAGAAAAGATGGTAATGGTTGGAAACGTTGCTTCATTTGAGAAAAAACAGCAGAAGTGGCAAAAGATGGCTGATCATACTAATTGGGTATTACCTGCTCATTTTCGAATGGAGTCTAAAACGTATTTGGACTGGGTCGGACCTGCTTTAATCCGACATACGAAAAATAGTGCACTTCGAACAGAAGGCATTAGTGACGTGATTCTGGATGAGATACAACTCGACCCTTCCGACTGGGATGTTTCCATTATCCATGGAAGTGCATTAGCCAATTTAGATGAAAGTAAGGAAGAGTCCGAATTACAGCTAAAGGAGAATATTGCAAAATGGCAGCCTGTGGAAGTTAGTGATGAAGCGTTAGATGAAAAAGTTGATAAACGCCTATCTTTCCAATATCCTTTTGAAGAAGCTGCTAGGTCTAGGGCAAAACAAACCGTGACAGAAATTAAACGACAACGGGAGATAATGGATGAATACAGCGGGGACCAACTCGTTCAGGACTTTCAAGCTCCGATTGTAAAAAGACCAACCTTCATGCAAAAGGAAAAAACCATTACTTCTGCCGAAAAGGGTACGGCAATGCATACTGTGATGCAGCATCTGCCAATGACTAGGGCGCTTGCCCGGGATGAAATTGAAGAAAATGTGGAAGCAATGGTGGAAAAAGAAATACTGACAAAACAAGAAGCAGAAATTATTGATTTCGCTGCGATTGAACAATTTTTCACTACTAGGATTGCCAAGCTTATGATGGAGGCATCTTCCATTCACCGCGAAGTGCCATTCAGTCTCACATTGCCGGCGAGAGAGGTATATGCAGCCTGGACAGGTGAAACAGAAGAAAATGTGTTAATCCAAGGTGTAATCGATTGTCTCGTACCAAGTGATGATGGTTGGATTTTAATCGATTATAAGACGGATTCAATTTTAGAAGAGGAACCCGCTGATAAAGTAAAAGAAACATTAGTAAAAAAATATGAAACGCAAATGGATCTGTACCGAAATGCAATTGAGGAGATTTGGAAACAGCCTGTAAAAGCAGCCTATCTCTATTTCTTTTCCAGGAATGTGGCTTTATATGTGCCAATTAAATAG
- a CDS encoding cytochrome c oxidase subunit II has protein sequence MKLHRYEEIWLILGVGILVLSMVVTGYQTFAQGLGPPSDTDQIDPQKVDETAPFDNPGVFEVGENEYEVVMTLQAFGFTPNEIEVPAGAEVTFTMTSKDVIHGFQIAGTNVNAMVVPGHIQTITETFDEPGQYLILCNEYCGAGHQMMSTTITVY, from the coding sequence ATGAAATTGCATCGCTATGAAGAAATATGGCTTATTTTGGGTGTTGGAATTTTAGTTCTTTCGATGGTCGTAACAGGTTATCAAACATTTGCACAAGGATTGGGGCCACCTAGTGATACAGATCAGATTGATCCGCAAAAAGTGGATGAAACGGCACCTTTTGATAACCCTGGTGTGTTTGAAGTAGGGGAGAATGAATATGAAGTTGTTATGACACTGCAGGCATTTGGATTTACACCAAATGAAATTGAAGTACCTGCTGGAGCTGAGGTCACGTTTACAATGACGTCAAAAGACGTGATACATGGATTCCAAATTGCTGGAACGAATGTTAATGCGATGGTCGTTCCCGGACATATTCAGACAATAACAGAAACATTTGATGAACCCGGTCAATACCTGATTTTATGTAATGAATACTGTGGTGCTGGTCACCAAATGATGAGTACAACGATTACAGTTTATTAA